AGAAAGGCATAGCCCAAGAAGAGCGAGGCGCTCGGGGGGAGGGGTCCGTGCGTCTCCACCAGGTCATTGGGGTCAGAGGGCAGGTCAGTGCCACTGCCAGAGGTGTTGCACATGCTCAGATGCTTCCCTGTATGCACAGGCAGAGGAGGGAGGAACTTAGCACTGCTGCTCAAGTCCAAAACACAACGGCTAATGCTGTCCTAACAAACCCAGAGTGACACCAATATTTAAAGGACCAACAGTATCATTATAGCATCCCAGAACACTTACAATAAGTGATCATATTTTCCaacttaaaatgttaaaataaagagcatatATACCTCACGGCTGGAGCGTGGTTAGTCAACACAGAAGATACCAAAAACAAACCAACTTCCAAAAAACGTTTGCAAAAACCTTTCCCCCATCTTAAGTGAACACTTGGGACACAGTGATAAAATGAATTTGAGACATACCAGCTCAGCAGAGGGTGAAGCGAGAGGTGTTCTGTGAAGCCAGAGCAATACCTCAAGTATTTTTCACAAGCTTCGGGACTACGCATTAGTTCAAATACCATAAATCTGATGTTCAGCCAAGCTCAATATACAATGCACAGTTTCAACACGAACACACAGATGACTTCACACATATTTCACTTGCAATTTTTGAGGGCaccaaattcattttcaaaaaaagtagGCAAccgtttattttaaaaagcagcaatACATTTTTAGCCATATTACTTAAAGTTAAAAACAAGTAgcttatattaaaaataaatccatgaTAATTGagaattttatcatttaattgataaaacattaaaacagatTCAATGAATTatccatttttaataatgttggGTTAAAAATTAAAAGGTCCACTGCAATTGTAATTTAAGAAGATAAaaaggaggcggggctgggtCATGTCAGCCATCTTGCTTCTCCACGGGTGGGCTGTCCATACCCGTTCTGGCACCAGCTGACTTGCGGCCTCTCTTAGCGGGAGTCCTTATCTCATCGGCGGCGCTGATCAGCTTCCTCTTCCCAGAAGGCCCTGGGGTTCTGGGGCTGTCGCTGGAGCTGCGGCTGGGCgtctccccgccccccgcgtTGCCTCTACGCTTCCGTTTCCCCTCCACCAGGTTATCTGCAACAATGGAAGGATTCCAGCCACATTcaaggcacaaacacaaacaccttcAGTTTTAGCTTAAGAACTGTTCTATTTTTTGAGGCCATTTTGTCTGATGCGAAAACCTTTGATTGACGGCATTACCCAGGCTGATGTCAGAGGCCTTGGTGAGGGGCGTGGCCGGCTCGTACGGCCCCAGGCCGTACTGTTCCCTCAGACGGTTGGCCTGCTCCATGGACAGGATCACGGACATGCGGCCGTACCACCTGCACTGGCCGTCCTTCTCCACGCTGTAGAACAACTCCGAGCCCTCAGTCTTATGGCCCTTCACCACACCTGCAGACCCAGCAGGAAGTCTACATTTACCTCGACTCACAGGAACACAGTGGAGCAAAGGAGAGAATTTCAAACTAAAGGGGACATTTGCATTTCAGAAGACTGATCCCGTTAGCGAATCGCGGGCCTCACCTGTGCTGAAGCACTCGTCGTCGGACAGCGCCGTGACCTCCGTCTCCACGGGGATGGGGTCGCACAGCAGGATGTCCTTGCCCGGCACGTCGCACTCGTAGCCGTCGTCGAAGAGCAGCCGGAAGCGGCCCGCCCCCAGGTCGCGGGTGATGCAGCCCGAGTACAGGTAGCCGTTGGACAGCCACTTGGCCACCACGCGGAGCCCCACGAAGCTGCTGGCGCTGCCGCTGCTGTCGGGGGACGAGTCCAGCGCGGCCACAGAGCGGCTCGGCGTCCCGCGTTTGGGGCCGCTCTCCGCCTCCCGGGCGCACACTCGCGTGTACGCCTCGTCCTCCTccgaggaggagaagggggggccCCGTATGTCTTCTCGGGACAGGGCCCCGGCCCCCCTAATTAGAGAAAGGGGGTTTTATACACTTGGGTCTACCTCTCCAGAAAAGCTCAAGGCCTGCAAGGTTAACATAAAAAATTTTAAGCAATCTTTCAAATGCCCTATAGTCCTTCCCTTACCAGACTGAGCTGCTGGTATGGATGATTTTAACACAAAAGAATCCATGTTGGAGGGAAGATGGGTAAAGCCCACAAAGAAATCCGTATCTAACACTGAAAGGATTTCATGAATTAGTGAAAAGTGCAGAAAATAAAGGGTGCGTGCACATGCAATGGAGGGTTATGGGACAGATGATGTCAGTATTTTTGGAACCAGTGTACCCCTTTAATCTCTTCTGCAGCCTGCGCCAAGAGGCCTCACCTGGACAGGGGGCCCCGAGAGGGGGGCCTGCCCCGACGGGCCCTTCCGCGGGGCGTTAGCGGGGCCAGGGGGAGAGCGCCCGGGGCCCGCTCCCTCTCTTCCGTCCCGTTGGGACCCCAGCGCCCCCGCTGGCCCCTCTGCTGCTGTGCGCTCCCCTTCCGGGGGCTGgagggacacagacagagacgAGAGCGGTCAGCCGGCGCGCCCCCAGCAgggcccagcagggggagccgcagcagaggggcagaggggcggGAGCTCCGCAGCACCGGGGCCCTGGGCTCAGCTCAGGAGACCAGGCCTCCTCCAGCTTTAAGCTCTCTCAGTGCACGCTGCACTCGAGCCGCTTAATCACCCCAGCGCTGAATCATGGATTACTGTCTGTACCGATGAGACTCATGCAGCGCTGGGTGCCTGCccactttttcatatttttaaatcccaCAGGCACGGGAAGAATTTCTCACGATCTCTGACCTTTGTACTAGCAGACTAATTTCATTCCAGGTATTTGCTTTTCAATGGCCGCGGAAGCACCCTAAGAGCCAAAACGGGCACGGCAGGTCATCCTGAGTTGAACCGTAAGGGGTTGATAGgcatgtgagtgagagacaggaaggaagAAGTGGTTTAGACACAAGAGTAGGCCTGTAAGAGTTTTCCCAGAAGGCAGTGcaagaagggaggagagggcggGACGTCAACCTTGCAAATTTGGCTCCGCGGGCGGACGGGACGATGAAGTCGGCCCTCCTTgcgggccccgggcccccgcTGCTGGTCCCGCTGGAGCTGTGCTGCAGGCTGGACGCCTTGGAGGAGAGGGAGCTGATGTCCGCCAGGTCACCGGAGGTCATGGAGCTGCCCGTGCGCGACGGCGAGGCCTCGTTCTCCACCACGCGGCAGTCCACCACCGGCTCCTCCGACTCCTCAACAGCCCGGACATCGGAAAACAACGTTACCATCCTGACTGCTAGAGTCCTTATCCCACCATCTTAACCACGAATCCAGTCAAAACAGAATTTCACGTGCTTTATGATAAGTAGTAAGCAACCGTTTGGAATCTCTGGATTCACAAGATTTCATTTTCAACTCAAGACGCTCTCAAATGTTGCAATGATAGATCaactgtttttcctttaatacaTTTCCCAGCTTGTTTCAACAATGGCTGTTAATAAACCCTGCTTATGTCATTGACTGGAGAAAGAGGGTTTTGTTGTAAATGTGTAGGGCCTGGTTCAAAATGCCCAAAAGCACTCTATATATCGTTAAACAACATCACTAAGTTTTGTCTGGAGGTCTGTGTTGTGGGACTACTATCCCCATGGGGCTGAAGACCCTCACCTCTGTGACCTTGCGCTCCACCTCCTGCCCGTTCTCATAGTACACGTCCGTGATGATGCGGGTGACGGTGGTGCGCACCTCCCGGATGGTGCGCACGTGCCTGCGTACGGACTGCCCCGCGGGAGCCCGCAGAGGGGGCATCTCCGGCTCCCCCTTTCAGACAGAGCGCAATGCCAGTTAGCCCGGAGCACGTCGGTTCCTTACCCACCAGTGGCCAGCCCCGCAGTTAAACAGGCTGCCCACACGAGTCCATCCACTTAAGTGTCGGTGTGAAGAGGAACCTCACCCTCCTCGCTGGGTACTGCGGCCCCGCGGCCTCGAAGCTGGTCTGCTGAGACACGGCCCTCTGGCGCATCTGAAACACAAGGTTACACTGCTGATGAACAGCATGTCAtcagagcacactgcacacaccctTAACTAAGGAAGCCAGTGACATCATTACAGCAGGAGCACCAACGCCCATGTGTGCGAGACATCTTCCTAAACTTTTTCACTAAACTAATGTGTTGTCCACCTATGCGGCCATTTTTGCTTAGTCTGGCCTACACTTGCTGGTGTGATGCAATACATGGTAACACTCTTCTTGTAAGTGTTGATATTTTATGTCCCACTTGCTGCATGAATTGGGCCATTTATCATTCTGGCACATAAGCACAACttactgaaattaaacaaaaatgctgCGATTGTTGTAAGGGAACGGAAGTATTGTGATATGATTTATAGCCCACAtcagtaaccctaaccccacccattACACCATAGTCTGCAGGGCCCTTACTTTGCTGGGAGGACTGGGAATGGTGGTGGCCATATCAAAGCTGGTCTGCTGGGATACTGCTCTCTGTCTGGAGGAGGTACCGCTGGCTGCCAACCCGGACACCCTGTTAGTTTCTCCTtcctctggcccctccccctcagggaTGGAcacactggccccgccccctgcctggCCCAGCCCCAGCGTTTCAGTATGAGGCTCCTTCTCGCAGGAACCACGACGAGGGGCCCGTTCCAGCATGGAGCTACTAGCTGCGCTAGGCGACGCCAAACCGCCTTCACGAGGGCTGGCAGAGAGCTCTACTGATTGGCTGTTGCCAGGGAGGTTCTTGGGCCGCTGACCCTGTGATCTTGGAGCTTCCCTTTGAGAGTCCCTCTCCTGAGACAGGGGTGAGCTGTACAGGTCTCCCCTGTGGAGACAATGACTGCCATTAGTACAATCAATATAATAACATTAATCAACCTTTTGatacttttttaatgaaacaaaacaaaattaatggtCATTAGCCGCTTAAAGTCATGTTTGTTCATTAGTTTACACAGATTTTTCACCCATAAATGGAGGTGGGggtttactgaagaaattcaggttacaCACCTTGCATATGggtacaccaccaccacacaaaGTTAAACCCTGTTCCCTCCTGATTACAAAACCTGTTCCCAACCTGCTACACCAACTCTGCTTCCATGCAGTAAGCTGTATATAAGTTTGATACTCCAGCTGGTAAATCACATCACCAAGCTGTTGTTCCGACAGGGAACAGGGGGAAATTGGGGCATGGGGAACCTTGAGAAAGACCTTGTGCAGGAGCTCTGCAGCAGGGCAAACCAgacgctctcctcctcctctctggggAAGAGCTAACGGGTGCCCAAAATAGCAACTCCTCCCCCCTACTCCCATGTTCTCCCACTCACAAATGGGCCAGGCACCAGCTCTGACTGCTTAACTGAAACTCTCCAGGAccttcttacacacacacgcacacacttcccACACAGTACAAATGGTCATAATTTTGTCATTCTCAAAGTCTTAAGCTGAAGATGCGCTTGAAGGATGAGAGATCAAACACTGAAGTTCAACATGAAATAGCACCATATCCTTCTCTTACTACAAAACTTACCTAAGACAGGCCAatgctaaaatgtttttaaccaaTTACCACAGCTACCAATTCACCAAGTATTGAGATCTTAGTTACATAGtgcttttgaattaaaaaataatttttaatggtGCTAAAACAAATAATAGTTTTTGGATGTTGAGCTTTGTTGCATTGAACAGCAGAGGGAGCTAAATACTTGGTAAAGATTTTTGATAAAGACCCAGTGTCTGTGACCTTGGGAATTCTTCAAAACTAATGGGAGGCAGTACCTAGTAGGAgtgcaaggcatgctgggtagGGCCCTCTCTTCCACCTCAACCTGTCTTCGTGCCTCACATACACGGCTGAACACGGAGTTACTGGTCTTTGGACTGTAGGAAGAGAAGATGTCAGGGCCATCAAAAAATTGCTCtcacccacttcctgttccaaTAACATAAGTGGCAGAgcttattcatatttaaatcaTTATTACAGCTTATTATGCGATATGATAATAATAGCACATTTACAACAATAACATGAACCCATCAGCAGCTGAAATCAGAGCTAATATCAATAAGCTTCCCTGCATAGCAACTGAGGCAGGTTACCTGGTAACAGCCTTGACAACTGTGGTAACCTTGGAAACAGAGCCTTCCTCTTCTGACAGTGCAGGTTCTAAATGGAAAAGCACAATTTAAACTCAAGcacatatatggaatattaagTGAAAAAACTCCAGCAAACCACTACCAGCATATTTGTGGTGTTAATATAAGAAGCCCAGAATAAAGGTCAGCAGTTCTTGACAATTTTACTCAAAACCTTAATTTTGGGTAAGAAACAATCAATTGGACAATCTaaagcttaattttttaaaaattatttttaaatagaaatggcATTCTAAattgcacaaacaaacagaaatgataGCAAAGAGCAGGCTATCTGAAGAGTAGTACTTACTCTGTAGACTGAAGCGTTCTGACCCCGAGCTTCCTTCCTCCACTGGGGTCACTAGTTTCATCCTCAAACTCAGCTTCCCATCAGGCTCCGCAGCGGCCGAGGTACTGAGGTCCTCTTTTGttgcctctctgctctcctccactGTGATTTCACTAGCCGCCATTTCATTCTCTTTTGTGACATCACCGGCCGACCGCTCTGAAAAAGAGCTCATTTCTGAGAAACCAAACatcaaaatcagaaaaaaattctgCGTTGAACTGCCAAATGACAACGCTAAATGCATGTATTCATGCACGGCACAGTTATTGTTATCATAACCTTAAAATAGACCACTAGAGCCAAGCGCATCTGAAATGAGCTGTGAGGAGCAGCCTACCAATAGGAGTGCTGTGTCTGGGCGTCTGCTTCAACTGGCTGATCAGAGGAGGCGTGGCACTGGCCACAGGGCCAATGAATTCTCCTTCTTTCGGAAGAGTGAAATGAAATGGGATTTCTGAAGAAGaagcattgaaaaaaaatcaataaaattaaaacaactgAGCAAATGCCTGACAGAAAACCTGGTGACAACAAACAGGGATTGTACACGTGCACATACCTCCAGAGCTATCACTGAGACTTTTACTCCCAGAAATCTCTACGCCTTGATCTACAGCTCCTCTGGGGGATCTGACATCAGCTGGCTTGGGCCTCTGTGACCCCGCCTTCTCAGGCTGTGAATGTCTGTCCGGGCTAGGGCTTGGGCCTTTAGACTGGGATCTGGTGGGGGATGCAGTGTTCTCCTTTGTGTTGACCCCTGGAGTTCCTGCTTTTCGCAAAGCCGGAGAAGCTCCTGGGGACCCTGGGGCCACGCCCCTTTCGGTCTGCGATGTCACGACCTTGCCTTTCTGCTGGGAGaccctctcgctctcctccaccAGGACAACGCTGCTGCTCTCCTCCTTTTCAGAGGAGTTCTGCTCCTGCTCTTTCCGGATACTCTGCCCCTTGGGTGAAGGAACACATTCCTCCTCCATTGGCTCCGGGGAGAGGGCCTGgctctgagacagagagaggcataGTCCTGACCCCTCGCCCCCTGTAGTTTCCTCCTgcttctccgcctcctccatGTCCTCCGTCACGTCCAGGTCATTTCCTGCAGCATTAGCAGGCTTTTGTAAAGCATTCTGACTCAACAAAACTACCGATGCCCCAGAATCTACACAGACCTCTGGGATCTTGGACTGGACTTCCATGACCATGTCTTGGGTCTCGAGATCAGAGACACTTTTGTGCAGCACGGACTGAGATTCCGACGAGGACGATAAACTGTAAGGGACGCAGGCACTACGGGCCGAGGATGGGGGGTTATGTTCTTGCGAACTTTTTGTTAAGTCTATGGTCTCAATTTTCTGCTGGGAGCTAAGGGTGTCCTGCTTCTGTGAGCTGCCAGCTTTTGTCAGGTCAGTAGTATCTGTAGCATGCGTTACATTCATAGCTTGAGTGGTGGGTTTGGACGTCTCGGAACACCTTCCCTGCGAGGAGTTTTCTTTTGAGGAGTCTGCCTCCCCCATACCATCGCGCAAATTGGCAGCTGTCCTTATTTCACACGTCTGGGACTCTTTCGGTTCACTAGGGGTGTTCTTTGGTTCAGACTCTAGACGGACGCCGTTTCCCTCCTTCTGGGAACTGTGGCGTGAGGTGACACTTGCAGATGTGTCTACGAGCCCCCCCGACTCCTCTATCTGCGTTGCCTGGCTGTCCTCGGCCTCCTGCGGCTTTTGTGACGGTTGTGCGAAACTGCCGCGCTCACTGAGAGTAGAGAGTTCTAATTGGAAGGATTCAGCCACTTCGCTGTGCAGCGATTGGCTGGGGTTGCGCTTCACCCCCAAGTGAGACGGCTCAGGAGATCCTGACTCCAGTGATAAGCGTCTGTCCTTTTGAGCAGCTTCCTTCATTAGTGTTCCCACCTTGTcactacttcctgtttcctggctCTGGGTTGGGACAAATACATCCTGTGGGGAAAAAGAAGGAACAATTTTTGCACCATATTCAGACTTAAAATGTCATCCCTCACCAGCTGTCAAACCATCAGACACTGATTCCCCCCCACAGTCGGACACCTACGTGGGAGAGCTCAGGAAGTGTAGGCACAGAGATGTTTTTCTCCAGGACAAAACCAGGGGAATGCTGGGATACTGGAGTAGATGCAGAGGGCTGTGGTTTGGGTGCTGTGCCTGACTGAACAGGAGCCTGGTCCATGTCCATTGGCTCCTCCCCTCTTTTCTGCAAGCAATCTGGCTCATCAGGGGGGAGGGATGTATCCATAGGCTCCCCAAAAGCTTTACAATAATAGCATACAACAGTGTTACACAGAGGCATTCAGGGCAAGTATGTTTGagcacagatttttttaatatcTGCTTTATTTCTCCAAGCAGAAGATAAATTACCTTGTTCATCCTCTTGTGCTGTGGGTGAGTTAGGCACTATAAGAGGCGTTTGGCTTAAACCGTCCTGAGTAGGTGCTACAAAATCAGCAGAGTTCCTTTGGAAAAACAGAATGACAAGGCTAAATACGGAGCATTTGGCTAAATCACACAATATAATTTCAGACACCCTCATACTGGAGAATCATTTGGAGAACATGAGACAAACGATGACTGCAGGTTTCCAAAATCCTGCAGAATATTTTTGTGCTGCACTTCAGTGTAATCTTAAAATGTAGCTTccctaaattatttttgctttgcttaGTCACTTGTGTGTaattcagacctgggtcaaatgcatattccttttggattcaaatacttttctacgctttactgatcttgtctggtgtattggaaccaaatactctcagaaagtgcaaaccccaccttctggtcatattggcaggctcaattacaccaggcaagttcaacagagcacagaaaagtatttgaatccaaaacaaatacgtatttgacccaggtctggtgtaaTTCCAGGCTGCTTCTGCCCGTAATGGAGAAAAATGTGTTGTACTATGGGACATTTTAAGTTGTAGTGAGATGGGGCATGGCAGTAAGGCTGAGACTGAGGGTGACTGAAGGGCTGTGTGTTGGTGATGTGTTTGCTCTTACTGGGAGAGGCTCTCTTGCACCAGGATGCCGTGTCCTGAAAGATGCAGCAGACGCAGGCTGTGGGCGGGTGTGCACGTTGGCAAGTGCTGGCTCTCTGGCTCAGCCACGGTGCTGTCGACCCCGCCTCCTGGAACACGAGGAAAGGAACGGAAAAAAGGCCTTTAGCAAAGACCCCGCCCAGTATTTCGGCTCTCGtgtcaaaatacaaaacagtCGTGTTGCCCGGGGAAACCAAAGGTGGAATGAAAGTTCACCTGTCTTCTCGGCGTCGAATAAGTCATCCTGAGAAGATGGcacctcgtcctcgtcctcgtcctccggTTCCCGGGCCGCCTCGGCCGAGGCCTCGGAGCCGTGCAGCAGGTCCTGGATGGACATCTTCCTCTCCCCAGACGAGGGCTCAGAGGGACAGCTGGAGCTCACTTCTGACCTGCGGAGGAAGGAGAACTGCACTTCAGATGCACGCCCATGAGCAGGAACCTATGGAAACTGAGCTTTTCCTTCATTTCAATTTCCCCCCCCAATTCAGGATGCCTGGTCATATTTGCTATCCCAGGACAGTGCAGACTAGCACGTCCATGCAGCGTGTGATTCCTTTCTAGCTGCAGTCCAGTGCAAAGGACAACACTTCATGCACAGCTGCCTCAGGCAGACCAAAGTCCATGCATGGCGAGGGCAGTTCTGGAATTGCTGGTCAGTCAGGACTGAAATTTTGACTATGGGCTAAGTGACCAAACCGAAGAACTTTAGCGCATGCTTGTCAGTGAGACCCAGTTACCTTTTACATTTGTTCACCTGGCTGCCTGAAGCTACACCTGCTGTTTTCTGTACAgctcctgaaacacaaaaatCATGGGATTTAAGGACCGATGGTGACAGCCAATcatttcatcagtttttttttaaacaacaaaactaGACTTTAAGGGCCATAGCTGTACCTTGCTTAGCCTGCCTCTGGCTGTCAGTCTGGCTGGGCGGAGTGCTGGCCCTCTCAGCCTGGCTCTCCTCATCCTTGTCTAGCTCATGGCTCGGACCCTGGCTCTCCGACAGCTCCAGAAAGCCAAACTGAGATGGCCctcctgcacaaacacacccacccacaacaTTATGTCTCAATCACCAGCAACATAGCAAAAATCATTGCTTCATACAAAAAATTGTATGTTCCTCTCGCAGTATACACAACAACAAAGATCCCACAATCCTCCCCATAATTAAATTTCACCTGTGTACCATGACATTGGAAACTGTTTGCTCtttgggagtgggtggggggggttcttaTCACATTATCAAGTGAACCCTGGTATGTTCATGCATTACTTATCCCTTACTTCGACTGTTATACAAAAAACCCTAAATTtggttgtaaaataaaatgcactgaatTATCTGAGTGTAAACACAGCTAAAACTGCCTCATAAATATCAGTCAGGGCAGCCTCTGCAGTAGTAACTGTGAGCTACAGACCTTCAGACTGAGCACACTGCGTTGTGGAGTCTGCCCCAGCGTCCACCTCCATCTCttcacctgcacacctcctgGCGACAGGGGCTATTACactgacagaaacagagagacaggtcTCAGAAACACTTTACTGAAACTCACTCAGTAAAATAACATGCCAAGTCAAATAAGTGAAATCTCTAGAaaggcattttcatttgtggaTTACAATGAGGCcagaaaagaggaaaacataAAAGGACTACACAAGCCTTGGCATCTTTAGACTTTATTGTCCCCAAGGGGAAATTCCTTTCCACCGCACTGTACCCATCAGACAACAGTACATACAACAGCACATTAGGGTTGGGCCGATGTAAAAACTTTCAAACTggtttgatattaagccaaataccGGACCGGACCGGTAATACCAAAATTTTGCACGTGACTCAAACCATTGTGACGTACTTAAACTTTCATTGCAGCGTCCGTTGCTATGCTGACGCTGCCAGCCTTGCTACATTCTTTGgcaataaagattctaagacaactcagcaatttctctggtttaatgggttattttacagcctgaaatgcgatcgtattagtaaatggctacacatgtca
This region of Anguilla anguilla isolate fAngAng1 chromosome 5, fAngAng1.pri, whole genome shotgun sequence genomic DNA includes:
- the tp53bp1 gene encoding TP53-binding protein 1 isoform X3, which gives rise to MGCMQNMKTTVSAAVGERPIFMDPGSNELESGFSQLDNPCLIVEDSQPDSAALEEDPDSSYRSLFARSLSNLQPTSPSPVLELISSPLGSKCSQTDSLANVVQRNTQPSSACLESTLSSDAREHSQILEVCSPSNQKSVIAPVARRCAGEEMEVDAGADSTTQCAQSEGGPSQFGFLELSESQGPSHELDKDEESQAERASTPPSQTDSQRQAKQGAVQKTAGVASGSQVNKCKRSEVSSSCPSEPSSGERKMSIQDLLHGSEASAEAAREPEDEDEDEVPSSQDDLFDAEKTGGGVDSTVAEPESQHLPTCTPAHSLRLLHLSGHGILVQESLSQNSADFVAPTQDGLSQTPLIVPNSPTAQEDEQAFGEPMDTSLPPDEPDCLQKRGEEPMDMDQAPVQSGTAPKPQPSASTPVSQHSPGFVLEKNISVPTLPELSHDVFVPTQSQETGSSDKVGTLMKEAAQKDRRLSLESGSPEPSHLGVKRNPSQSLHSEVAESFQLELSTLSERGSFAQPSQKPQEAEDSQATQIEESGGLVDTSASVTSRHSSQKEGNGVRLESEPKNTPSEPKESQTCEIRTAANLRDGMGEADSSKENSSQGRCSETSKPTTQAMNVTHATDTTDLTKAGSSQKQDTLSSQQKIETIDLTKSSQEHNPPSSARSACVPYSLSSSSESQSVLHKSVSDLETQDMVMEVQSKIPEVCVDSGASVVLLSQNALQKPANAAGNDLDVTEDMEEAEKQEETTGGEGSGLCLSLSQSQALSPEPMEEECVPSPKGQSIRKEQEQNSSEKEESSSVVLVEESERVSQQKGKVVTSQTERGVAPGSPGASPALRKAGTPGVNTKENTASPTRSQSKGPSPSPDRHSQPEKAGSQRPKPADVRSPRGAVDQGVEISGSKSLSDSSGEIPFHFTLPKEGEFIGPVASATPPLISQLKQTPRHSTPIERSAGDVTKENEMAASEITVEESREATKEDLSTSAAAEPDGKLSLRMKLVTPVEEGSSGSERFSLQKPALSEEEGSVSKVTTVVKAVTSPKTSNSVFSRVCEARRQVEVEERALPSMPCTPTRGDLYSSPLSQERDSQREAPRSQGQRPKNLPGNSQSVELSASPREGGLASPSAASSSMLERAPRRGSCEKEPHTETLGLGQAGGGASVSIPEGEGPEEGETNRVSGLAASGTSSRQRAVSQQTSFDMATTIPSPPSKMRQRAVSQQTSFEAAGPQYPARRGEPEMPPLRAPAGQSVRRHVRTIREVRTTVTRIITDVYYENGQEVERKVTEESEEPVVDCRVVENEASPSRTGSSMTSGDLADISSLSSKASSLQHSSSGTSSGGPGPARRADFIVPSARGAKFASPRKGSAQQQRGQRGRWGPNGTEERERAPGALPLAPLTPRGRARRGRPPSRGPLSRGAGALSREDIRGPPFSSSEEDEAYTRVCAREAESGPKRGTPSRSVAALDSSPDSSGSASSFVGLRVVAKWLSNGYLYSGCITRDLGAGRFRLLFDDGYECDVPGKDILLCDPIPVETEVTALSDDECFSTGVVKGHKTEGSELFYSVEKDGQCRWYGRMSVILSMEQANRLREQYGLGPYEPATPLTKASDISLDNLVEGKRKRRGNAGGGETPSRSSSDSPRTPGPSGKRKLISAADEIRTPAKRGRKSAGARTGKHLSMCNTSGSGTDLPSDPNDLVETHGPLPPSASLFLGYAFLLTTSSERDRETNQLANEEEEYVQTAPYNKSYTEQQLEAGGGFVLQEFNEGQCKAAYQSLLIADQHCRTRKYLQCLASGVPCVSHIWVRDCCHDNQLLNYRNYLLPAGVGLEGRVVEWHPRRSPFEALKVLLVFDESAEFWTDLLKMGGAASVCNHEGDSNSPDALDLVVTNRSCPPPVLKRAASLGVPVLSPEWVIQSLVCGERQGYSSHAQFQHDYSP
- the tp53bp1 gene encoding TP53-binding protein 1 isoform X2, which gives rise to MGCMQNMKTTVSAAVGERPIFMDPGSNELESGFSQLDNPCLIVEDSQPDSAALEEDPDSSYRSLFARSLSNLQPTSPSPVLELISSPLGSKCSQTDSLANVVQRNTQPSSACLESTLSSDAREHSQILEVCSPSNQKSVIAPVARRCAGEEMEVDAGADSTTQCAQSEGGPSQFGFLELSESQGPSHELDKDEESQAERASTPPSQTDSQRQAKQGAVQKTAGVASGSQVNKCKRSEVSSSCPSEPSSGERKMSIQDLLHGSEASAEAAREPEDEDEDEVPSSQDDLFDAEKTGGGVDSTVAEPESQHLPTCTPAHSLRLLHLSGHGILVQESLSQNSADFVAPTQDGLSQTPLIVPNSPTAQEDEQAFGEPMDTSLPPDEPDCLQKRGEEPMDMDQAPVQSGTAPKPQPSASTPVSQHSPGFVLEKNISVPTLPELSHDVFVPTQSQETGSSDKVGTLMKEAAQKDRRLSLESGSPEPSHLGVKRNPSQSLHSEVAESFQLELSTLSERGSFAQPSQKPQEAEDSQATQIEESGGLVDTSASVTSRHSSQKEGNGVRLESEPKNTPSEPKESQTCEIRTAANLRDGMGEADSSKENSSQGRCSETSKPTTQAMNVTHATDTTDLTKAGSSQKQDTLSSQQKIETIDLTKSSQEHNPPSSARSACVPYSLSSSSESQSVLHKSVSDLETQDMVMEVQSKIPEVCVDSGASVVLLSQNALQKPANAAGNDLDVTEDMEEAEKQEETTGGEGSGLCLSLSQSQALSPEPMEEECVPSPKGQSIRKEQEQNSSEKEESSSVVLVEESERVSQQKGKVVTSQTERGVAPGSPGASPALRKAGTPGVNTKENTASPTRSQSKGPSPSPDRHSQPEKAGSQRPKPADVRSPRGAVDQGVEISGSKSLSDSSGEIPFHFTLPKEGEFIGPVASATPPLISQLKQTPRHSTPIEMSSFSERSAGDVTKENEMAASEITVEESREATKEDLSTSAAAEPDGKLSLRMKLVTPVEEGSSGSERFSLQKPALSEEEGSVSKVTTVVKAVTSPKTSNSVFSRVCEARRQVEVEERALPSMPCTPTRGDLYSSPLSQERDSQREAPRSQGQRPKNLPGNSQSVELSASPREGGLASPSAASSSMLERAPRRGSCEKEPHTETLGLGQAGGGASVSIPEGEGPEEGETNRVSGLAASGTSSRQRAVSQQTSFDMATTIPSPPSKMRQRAVSQQTSFEAAGPQYPARRGEPEMPPLRAPAGQSVRRHVRTIREVRTTVTRIITDVYYENGQEVERKVTESEEPVVDCRVVENEASPSRTGSSMTSGDLADISSLSSKASSLQHSSSGTSSGGPGPARRADFIVPSARGAKFASPRKGSAQQQRGQRGRWGPNGTEERERAPGALPLAPLTPRGRARRGRPPSRGPLSRGAGALSREDIRGPPFSSSEEDEAYTRVCAREAESGPKRGTPSRSVAALDSSPDSSGSASSFVGLRVVAKWLSNGYLYSGCITRDLGAGRFRLLFDDGYECDVPGKDILLCDPIPVETEVTALSDDECFSTGVVKGHKTEGSELFYSVEKDGQCRWYGRMSVILSMEQANRLREQYGLGPYEPATPLTKASDISLDNLVEGKRKRRGNAGGGETPSRSSSDSPRTPGPSGKRKLISAADEIRTPAKRGRKSAGARTGKHLSMCNTSGSGTDLPSDPNDLVETHGPLPPSASLFLGYAFLLTTSSERDRETNQLANEEEEYVQTAPYNKSYTEQQLEAGGGFVLQEFNEGQCKAAYQSLLIADQHCRTRKYLQCLASGVPCVSHIWVRDCCHDNQLLNYRNYLLPAGVGLEGRVVEWHPRRSPFEALKVLLVFDESAEFWTDLLKMGGAASVCNHEGDSNSPDALDLVVTNRSCPPPVLKRAASLGVPVLSPEWVIQSLVCGERQGYSSHAQFQHDYSP